A region from the Benincasa hispida cultivar B227 chromosome 12, ASM972705v1, whole genome shotgun sequence genome encodes:
- the LOC120092917 gene encoding E3 ubiquitin-protein ligase HOS1 — protein MDRQIDGHAVPSTSTNGRAASASTSSYLRPDYSSRAVQEALRHLASINLIELCNEAKVEHCRATRDLRSCGRDVQFVLNSCGHASLCEECCQRCDICPICRVPVPKTSARTHLRLFYECVEAGLIPKNSKEKPPEEDGENRITTDVQRLYSLFDIALENNLVSLICHYVTDVCMDESAVSSDPVIAFLLDEVVVKDWCKRASRNIITKLQEIYNSGVEGMRSRMSLLLKFSALLAGISNVLEVLDSSFRSSHSAQLEDLHNLHEGILKIKQHMEIMMWCIRHQFLENVRSRHSSFTSWLTAVRERKSAAIRRSWPDALDDSADSGGLDGSLFIEDALGNLDIEQWYSRDVVDGLEIASLKNDEAPINFRSKIGGSSGCYPFENLRVAVDVLFLRGSSDVVVAKKAILLYYLFDRHWMLPDEKWRHIVEDFAATFSITRHSILESFVFYLLDNHTDEALQEACRLLPQISGPATHPKIAQVLLERKIPDTALMVLRWSGRDSMSVPVSLVEAVTGVRVRVECALLTEAYMYQKMLCNRVRERKYYKEHEDTFDNAQGKFRSWEDWMKVLVTEICFLCIRRNFVDRMIELPWNSDEEKHLHKCLLEWSTAHPSTTIGSLLFVYYLQRFRYPEAYQVNLLLQKAEQGYISENSVGEDVLSRMKLTSHWRAGLVDKFMELLPEAQQLEIKSGKSPNVGVNSEVEVPPNASPSAVQDQHLSSILIPSTNTSTVSHRNDSRFIFNPPVFETPGRLGGTLNHSKIATFGLALVHERRFGSKERVPKQNSLPESVNFQDMFSSEFHQATAMNISPSEEAPRSSSRVLLNSLLLGNDPEKLSLDKEKNGITNQVRNTSPYSRRITANPTYNTPSSKFGLLDVPLRGVQENGSTKTAVSIRDNGTWNISSLDDPMDISSHGGEDSAADIRYSNGAPRWRSDEASDEEPSLDRAPSIVRYRATQSSTRRTRSTKR, from the exons ATGGACAGGCAAATCGACGGTCACGCCGTTCCTTCGACATCTACTAATGGCAGGGCTGCTTCTGCGTCGACTTCTTCGTATTTGCGACCTGATTACAGTAGCCGAGCAGTACAG GAAGCGTTGAGACATTTGGCATCTATTAATCTGATCGAATTATGTAATGAAGCAAAAGTTGAGCATTGTCGAGCCACTAGAGACTTGAGAAGCTGTGGACGGGATGTTCAGTTTGTGTTGAATTCATGTGGACATGCCTCTCTGTGCGAAGAATGTTGCCAACGGTGTGATATTTGTCCAATATGTAGAGTCCCAGTTCCTAAAACCAGTGCTAGAACACATCTTCGTCTCTTTTATGAGTGTGTGGAAGCTGGTCTCATTCCGAAGAATTCCAAGGAGAAGCCTCCTGAGGAAGATGGGGAAAATAGAATAACTACAGACGTACAACGCTTGTACTCCTTATTTGATATTGCGCTGGAAAACAACTTAGTTTCTCTAATCTGTCACT ATGTTACGGAtgtttgtatggatgagagtgctGTATCAAGTGATCCTGTAATTGCATTTTTGTTGGATGAAGTCGTCGTGAAGGATTGGTGCAAGCGGGCCTCCAGGAACATCATTACAAAACTTCAAGAAATAT ataACTCTGGTGTAGAGGGAATGAGGTCTAGGATGAGCCTACTACTTAAGTTCTCGGCGCTGCTTGCTGGCATATCCAATGTGCTCGAAGTGTTGGACTCATCATTTAGAAGTTCTCATTCAGCACAGCTTGAGGACCTGCACAATCTTCATGAGGGCATATTGAAGATCAAGCAG CATATGGAGATTATGATGTGGTGCATAAGGCATCAGTTTTTGGAGAATGTTAGGTCCCGCCATTCTAGCTTCACATCATGGCTTACTGCTGTCCGTGAAAGGAAATCTGCTGCAATCAGGCGATCATGGCCTGATGCTTTAGATGACTCTGCTGATTCCGGTGGACTGGATGGATCTCTGTTCATCGAGGATGCACTGGGGAATCTTGATATAGAGCAGTGGTACTCCCGAGATGTAGTGGATGGTTTAGAAATTGCATCTCTGAAAAATGATGAGGCCCCAATAAACTTCAGATCTAAAATTGGGGGGAGTTCAGGTTGCTACCCATTTGAAAATCTTCGAGTTGCTGTGGACGTTCTCTTTCTTCGTGGAAGTTCTGATGTCGTGGTTGCAAAGAAAGCAATT CTTTTGTATTACTTGTTTGACCGCCACTGGATGTTGCCTGACGAGAAATGGAGACATATTGTTGAGGATTTTGCAGCCACTTTCAGTATTACACGGCATTCTATATTAGAATCTTTTGTCTTTTATCTTCTAGATAATCATACAGATGAAGCCCTGCAG GAAGCCTGCCGACTTCTTCCACAGATTTCCGGCCCAGCCACCCATCCCAAGATTGCACAAGTTTTGTTAGAACGGAAAATTCCTGATACAGCTCTTATGGTTTTGAGGTGGTCAGGACGTGACAGTATGTCAGTCCCAGTTTCACTTGTGGAAGCTGTAACTGGTGTCCGGGTGAGAGTGGAATGTGCGCTCCTGACCGAAGCATATATGTACCAGAAAATGCTCTGCAATAGGGTAAGAGAGAGGAAATACTATAAAGAACATGAAGACACATTTGATAATGCTCAAGGCAAATTTAGAAGCTGGGAGGACTGGATGAAAGTATTGGTGACTGAAATTTGTTTTCTTTGTATCCGTCGAAACTTTGTGGATAGAATGATTGAGTTACCATGGAATTCCGATGAGGAAAAGCATCTCCACAAGTGCTTGCTGGAGTGGTCCACTGCTCATCCATCAACCACTATTGGAAGTCTTCTATTTGTGTACTATCTTCAG AGGTTTCGATATCCTGAGGCCTACCAAGTGAACCTCTTACTTCAGAAAGCAGAACAAGGCTATATTTCTGAGAATTCTGTTGGTGAAGATGTTTTATCCAGGATGAAATTGACTAGTCACTGGCGAGCAGGATTGGTC GATAAATTCATGGAGTTGCTACCAGAAGCCCAACAGCTGGAAATAAAATCTGGGAAGTCGCCTAATGTCGGTGTTAATTCAGAAGTGGAAGTGCCACCAAATGCTAGTCCATCTGCGGTACAGGATCAGCACTTAAGCAGTATATTAATCCCCTCAACTAATACTTCTACTGTATCACATAGAAACGACAGTAGATTTATCTTCAACCCCCCAGTTTTTGAAACTCCAGGAAGACTAGGTGGGACATTGAATCATTCCAAAATCGCGACATTTGGCCTGGCATTGGTTCATGAAAGGCGGTTTGGTAGTAAGGAAAGAGTACCAAAGCAAAATAGCCTACCCGAGAGTGTCAATTTTCAGGACATGTTTAGTTCTGAATTCCATCAAGCAACTGCTATGAATATTTCCCCCTCAGAAGAAGCCCCGAGAAGTTCATCTAGGGTCCTTTTGAATAGCCTGCTCTTGGGGAACGATCCCGAGAAACTCTCActggataaagaaaaaaatgggatTACTAACCAAGTTCGGAATACCTCTCCGTATTCTCGTAGGATTACTGCCAACCCTACATATAATACACCCAGCAGCAAGTTCGGTTTATTAGATGTTCCTTTAAGGGGAGTGCAGGAAAATGGATCTACTAAAACTGCAGTATCTATTAGAGATAATGGAACTTGGAACATCTCTTCTTTAGATGATCCAATGGACATTTCGAG CCATGGAGGAGAAGATTCTGCAGCTGACATTCGATATTCGAATGGTGCTCCAAGATGGAGGTCTGATGAAGCAAGCGACGAGGAGCCAAGTCTTGACAGAGCTCCGAGTATAGTACGCTACAGAGCTACCCAAAGCAGTACTAGAAGAACAAGGTCAACGAAGAGATAA